A region of Myxococcaceae bacterium DNA encodes the following proteins:
- a CDS encoding 3-deoxy-manno-octulosonate cytidylyltransferase yields MSAFCIIPARLYSARFPQKILAIWHGKTLLQHVWERASLAKRFDQIWIACDHLETFRIATEFGARVVLSSRDHPTGSDRIAEVIQAQEVDFVVNLQADEPQMNPQLLDQIVDCLEFYPSADCVTPISTQMQPQAVRCTTDRCGRALYFSRHLPYGYRHVGLYGYRKAALLRFVNLPPGQWEASESLEQLRLLEAGMSIQTFQTSYNGISVDTPEDFARLDQQRV; encoded by the coding sequence ATGTCCGCCTTCTGCATTATCCCCGCCAGGCTTTATTCTGCTCGATTTCCTCAAAAGATTCTGGCCATCTGGCATGGTAAAACTCTGTTACAACATGTTTGGGAGCGCGCTTCTTTAGCCAAACGTTTCGATCAAATTTGGATCGCCTGCGATCACTTGGAGACATTCCGAATCGCAACCGAATTTGGGGCTCGAGTCGTTTTAAGCTCCCGCGATCACCCAACCGGAAGCGATCGGATTGCAGAAGTCATTCAAGCCCAAGAAGTGGACTTCGTTGTCAATTTGCAAGCAGACGAACCTCAAATGAACCCGCAGCTCTTGGACCAAATCGTCGACTGTTTGGAATTTTACCCAAGCGCCGATTGTGTGACTCCCATTTCTACTCAGATGCAACCCCAAGCTGTACGCTGCACGACGGATCGTTGCGGGAGGGCGCTCTATTTCTCACGTCATTTGCCTTATGGCTATCGCCACGTGGGTCTTTATGGCTATCGGAAAGCTGCTTTATTGCGCTTTGTGAATCTGCCGCCCGGTCAATGGGAAGCCTCCGAAAGTTTAGAGCAACTTCGTTTGTTGGAAGCAGGTATGAGCATTCAAACTTTTCAAACCTCTTATAACGGTATTTCAGTTGATACACCGGAAGATTTTGCGCGTTTGGACCAACAGCGTGTTTGA
- the dnaA gene encoding chromosomal replication initiator protein DnaA — protein sequence MVAIQEFETQPADAFSETLQILKRRLSLFVWQGFFEPLHFVSLEHNTLTVSAPSSFHRDWIQNHYLVELQESAAQGFHRSIAVKIIEQATKAQNSSFGASQTPSSLPQSISPLKAPRLGFETNQAPIILESSLLNPNHTLDSFVMGPSNQMAYTACDAVAREPGAQYSPLFLFGPVGIGKTHLIQGIGLYALQKNPNARILYMSAEQWVNAYIFAIREKRFDAFRKKFRNDCDILLIDDIQFLAGKDASQDEFFHTFNCLHQAHKQIVVTSDKYPHEIEGLEERLQTRLSWGLIADIRPPEIETRMAILDRKAKSCGFELPKEVCHYLASQITTSVRELEGALIRLTAFLSVTKSQLTVQAAKEYLSPVFRRSTGALSAEKICDHVAAYYDLKSVELKGQSRQRQVTLARQIAMTLCRSMMAFSLPEIGRFFGGRDHTTALSSIRKINEMKESDISLQTVLSKLEKSLLESC from the coding sequence ATGGTAGCGATCCAAGAATTTGAGACCCAACCGGCTGACGCGTTCAGCGAAACCCTGCAAATCTTAAAACGCAGGCTCAGCCTGTTTGTTTGGCAAGGCTTCTTTGAACCCTTGCATTTTGTCTCTTTGGAACACAATACGCTCACCGTATCGGCACCCTCTTCCTTCCACCGAGATTGGATACAGAACCACTACTTAGTGGAACTTCAGGAAAGCGCCGCTCAGGGTTTTCATCGATCGATTGCGGTCAAGATCATCGAACAGGCTACGAAAGCCCAAAATTCCAGCTTTGGCGCTTCTCAAACGCCCAGTTCCCTCCCCCAATCGATCTCGCCTCTGAAAGCGCCTCGACTTGGTTTTGAGACAAACCAAGCCCCCATTATCCTGGAATCTTCTTTACTGAACCCGAATCACACCTTGGATTCCTTTGTGATGGGTCCTTCCAATCAAATGGCCTACACGGCTTGCGATGCCGTCGCTCGCGAGCCAGGCGCTCAATACAGCCCACTTTTCTTATTTGGACCGGTGGGGATTGGAAAAACCCATCTGATCCAAGGAATCGGTCTTTACGCTCTGCAAAAAAATCCCAACGCTCGCATTCTCTACATGAGTGCCGAACAGTGGGTGAATGCCTATATCTTTGCGATTCGTGAAAAACGATTTGACGCATTTCGAAAAAAATTTCGCAATGACTGCGATATCTTGCTCATTGACGATATCCAGTTTTTAGCCGGAAAAGATGCGAGTCAAGATGAGTTTTTCCACACCTTTAATTGCCTGCACCAGGCACACAAACAGATTGTGGTTACCTCCGATAAGTACCCTCATGAAATCGAAGGACTTGAAGAAAGATTGCAAACGCGTCTTTCTTGGGGTCTTATCGCAGACATTCGCCCTCCTGAAATCGAAACCCGAATGGCCATCTTAGACCGAAAAGCCAAAAGCTGTGGTTTTGAACTTCCCAAAGAAGTTTGCCACTATTTGGCTTCTCAGATCACCACATCTGTCCGAGAATTGGAAGGTGCACTCATTCGCCTGACCGCTTTTCTGTCCGTCACCAAATCTCAACTCACCGTTCAAGCAGCGAAAGAGTACCTGTCTCCTGTATTTCGTAGAAGCACAGGGGCTTTATCGGCAGAAAAAATCTGCGATCACGTAGCCGCTTATTACGATCTTAAATCGGTTGAACTCAAAGGCCAAAGCCGTCAACGTCAAGTGACACTCGCTCGTCAGATTGCTATGACCCTGTGTCGAAGCATGATGGCTTTTAGCTTACCTGAAATTGGCCGCTTCTTTGGAGGCCGAGATCACACAACCGCCTTATCCTCGATTCGTAAAATCAACGAGATGAAAGAGAGTGATATCAGCCTTCAAACCGTACTCAGCAAACTCGAGAAAAGTCTGCTCGAATCTTGTTAG
- the lnt gene encoding apolipoprotein N-acyltransferase, with the protein MSFVISNRFSSLAGIVLSAGLMASSQLTSWGFLALIGYVPILLICSHLPPRQAFLCFGAATSLQYMATLSWLLTAMTVFGGLHGFVSILSLFLLTAFIGLHLGLAMALSRYLDRKKSAPMMFWFPLALCSAEYLRDYGFIGSFPWGCSGYSLISTPRLLQSASWLGVYGLVFFIGLLNCLIARSIQERRLCWGAFALALVGLMSLLGEYRLHTWKNQTPQTVSIALLQGNIEQGLKNDALIYSDEILERYRALQTKATQSGAELVIWPESSYPFSVSTEEPRFESLGELAPINIIGAIAQDPEGKFYNSAYILDSAGKALGRFDKAQLVPFGEYVPWPFASIAAKLVPGLEQLEWGTQSKPLRVGALALAVTVCYDGAFPNVARTLVKNGANLLVNITNDAWYGFTQGPRQHLAMYQMRSVETGRSFARATNTGISAWIDATGQVHQATPLYEQTLVFAHIPLSTGNTWFVLGGQWVPRLALACLLAGLLWARRPRKVSDWIWLLIGLAIALFSYTVFELKSPMFQEAAKTQETLLFALGLLLGLRVWKSTTSK; encoded by the coding sequence ATGTCATTTGTGATTTCAAACCGGTTTTCTAGCTTAGCCGGCATCGTTCTATCTGCTGGACTGATGGCGAGCAGCCAGTTGACCTCCTGGGGGTTCTTGGCCTTGATTGGCTATGTCCCAATCTTGCTGATTTGCTCCCATCTCCCACCTCGTCAAGCCTTCTTATGCTTTGGGGCCGCCACGAGCCTGCAATACATGGCAACGCTCTCCTGGTTGTTAACCGCAATGACCGTCTTTGGCGGACTCCATGGCTTCGTCAGCATCTTATCGCTTTTTCTTCTGACCGCGTTTATCGGACTTCATCTAGGCCTCGCAATGGCACTTTCCCGCTATCTTGACAGGAAGAAAAGCGCTCCGATGATGTTTTGGTTTCCTCTGGCCCTCTGCAGCGCCGAGTACCTTCGCGACTATGGGTTCATTGGATCTTTTCCCTGGGGATGTTCTGGTTATTCTTTGATTTCAACTCCTCGTTTGCTTCAGTCTGCCTCTTGGTTAGGTGTCTATGGATTGGTATTTTTCATTGGGCTCCTCAATTGCCTGATCGCGCGATCGATCCAAGAACGCAGGCTTTGCTGGGGAGCTTTCGCTCTGGCTCTGGTTGGCTTGATGAGCCTCTTGGGCGAGTATCGGCTTCACACCTGGAAGAATCAAACCCCTCAGACCGTTTCGATCGCTCTGCTGCAGGGAAACATCGAACAAGGCCTCAAAAACGATGCCTTGATTTATTCGGATGAAATCCTGGAACGCTATCGTGCACTCCAGACAAAAGCCACTCAGTCCGGTGCCGAGCTCGTCATTTGGCCGGAATCTTCCTACCCTTTTTCCGTTTCAACCGAGGAACCTCGATTTGAATCGCTGGGTGAATTGGCGCCCATCAATATTATTGGGGCGATTGCGCAAGATCCAGAAGGCAAATTTTACAACTCGGCTTATATTCTAGATTCTGCGGGCAAAGCCCTGGGGCGTTTTGATAAAGCTCAGCTCGTGCCCTTTGGCGAATACGTTCCTTGGCCCTTTGCTTCGATCGCAGCCAAACTCGTCCCGGGACTGGAGCAACTGGAGTGGGGAACTCAATCAAAGCCCTTGCGGGTTGGAGCTCTCGCCCTGGCGGTCACGGTTTGCTACGATGGCGCTTTTCCCAACGTCGCTCGCACCTTGGTCAAAAATGGAGCCAATCTTTTAGTGAATATAACCAACGATGCTTGGTACGGATTTACCCAGGGACCCCGTCAACATCTCGCCATGTATCAGATGCGCAGCGTCGAAACCGGTCGTAGCTTTGCTCGTGCAACCAATACAGGCATCTCGGCTTGGATCGATGCCACCGGGCAGGTTCATCAAGCCACACCGCTCTACGAACAAACCCTGGTCTTTGCTCACATTCCACTCAGCACAGGCAACACCTGGTTTGTGCTTGGGGGTCAATGGGTTCCACGCCTAGCCCTAGCCTGTCTTCTCGCTGGCTTACTCTGGGCTCGCAGACCTCGAAAAGTCTCAGATTGGATTTGGCTTCTTATCGGTTTGGCAATCGCTCTCTTTTCCTATACGGTGTTCGAACTCAAGAGTCCGATGTTCCAAGAAGCAGCCAAAACCCAAGAAACGCTGCTTTTTGCCCTGGGACTTTTGCTCGGACTACGCGTATGGAAATCGACAACCTCAAAATAA
- a CDS encoding 3-deoxy-7-phosphoheptulonate synthase, giving the protein MMDWTPQSWRHQRIRQIPEYPNQEELQGVVSRLKTYPPIVQPRESQQLSRRLREVCEGKAFLLHGGDCAESLDRFSQSVLQANMRVLLPMATMLACAMNKPVLKIGRYAGQCAKPRSQESEIRNEISLPSYRGDLINGFEFDPLARTPDPKRMEKGYFFSAATWNILKSLTHGTEFYTSHEALLLPYEEALTHQDSSTPNAWFDGSAHFLWVGERTRQLDSAHIEFLRGISNPIGMKFSSEITGDELCQLIETLNPQNQKGRLTLIARFGHDKIAESLPSLIQAVKHSGYHVIWCCDPMHGNTQTTPRGYKTRFFQDILSEVQQFFSIHQHAGTYAGGVHVEMTGSPVIECLGGDQAITEEELGEGFYETLCDPRLNANQARELARRLILQTGHPIKPPW; this is encoded by the coding sequence ATGATGGATTGGACACCCCAGAGTTGGAGACATCAACGCATTCGCCAAATACCAGAATATCCCAATCAGGAAGAACTTCAGGGCGTTGTCTCTCGTTTAAAAACCTACCCTCCAATCGTTCAACCGAGAGAGTCCCAACAGCTCAGCCGCCGGCTTCGTGAAGTTTGCGAAGGCAAAGCTTTTCTTTTGCACGGGGGAGACTGCGCGGAAAGCCTTGATCGTTTTTCTCAGTCTGTCTTGCAAGCCAACATGCGTGTTCTCTTACCAATGGCCACGATGCTTGCTTGTGCCATGAATAAGCCCGTTCTCAAGATAGGCCGTTATGCAGGGCAATGTGCGAAGCCTCGCTCTCAGGAGTCAGAAATTCGAAACGAGATCTCTTTGCCTTCATACCGGGGAGATTTGATCAATGGATTTGAATTCGATCCCCTCGCTCGAACACCCGATCCCAAACGCATGGAAAAAGGTTACTTTTTCTCAGCCGCCACTTGGAACATCCTCAAATCCCTGACGCATGGAACCGAGTTCTACACCTCTCATGAGGCTTTGCTGTTACCTTACGAAGAAGCGCTCACGCATCAAGACTCGAGCACTCCCAACGCTTGGTTCGATGGCTCCGCGCACTTTCTTTGGGTGGGCGAGCGAACGCGCCAGCTGGACAGTGCTCATATCGAATTCTTGCGAGGCATTTCCAATCCCATCGGAATGAAATTCAGCTCCGAGATCACAGGCGATGAGTTGTGCCAATTGATTGAAACGCTGAACCCTCAAAATCAAAAAGGGCGTCTTACTTTAATTGCCCGATTTGGGCACGATAAGATCGCTGAATCGCTTCCAAGTCTGATTCAAGCGGTCAAGCATTCAGGGTATCACGTGATCTGGTGCTGTGATCCCATGCATGGGAATACACAAACGACTCCCAGGGGTTACAAAACACGTTTCTTTCAAGACATTTTATCGGAGGTTCAACAATTTTTTTCGATCCATCAGCATGCGGGAACGTACGCAGGCGGTGTCCATGTTGAGATGACAGGCAGTCCTGTGATCGAGTGCCTGGGAGGAGATCAAGCGATCACGGAAGAAGAGCTGGGAGAAGGCTTTTACGAAACGCTTTGCGATCCTCGACTGAATGCCAATCAAGCTCGGGAGCTTGCTCGCAGATTGATCCTGCAAACCGGCCATCCGATCAAGCCCCCTTGGTGA
- the prfB gene encoding peptide chain release factor 2, with translation MEIDNLKIKLDSLEKASQIPSKQDRIRALENEMEAPHFWSDQKNAAIVQKEKATLEKEVARFLNAKQSLDDCAELLELATGNDDELRELEAELERVKRSIHRLQIEHMLGGPSDRNNAILSVNVGQGGVDSQDFTEMLLRMYTRYAERRGYTVELMDIMPAEEAGLKNATILVSGEYAYGYLKAEIGVHRLVRISPFDSNARRHTSFSSVWVIPEIDDSFEVDIKVEDLRVDTYRAGGAGGQHVNKTDSAVRITHLPTNTVVACQSERSQTKNRSTAMKLLRSKLYDLEMKKRLAEKDKAEAVKMEASFGSQIRNYVLAPYQLAKDLRTNLEVGNVNAVLDGDIQSFIESVLIEGVKVPQ, from the coding sequence ATGGAAATCGACAACCTCAAAATAAAACTCGATTCACTCGAGAAAGCCTCTCAAATCCCTTCGAAACAAGATCGGATCCGGGCCTTAGAAAACGAAATGGAAGCCCCCCATTTTTGGTCCGATCAAAAGAATGCAGCCATCGTTCAAAAAGAAAAGGCTACCCTCGAAAAAGAAGTGGCTCGTTTTTTGAACGCCAAACAATCGCTTGACGATTGCGCCGAACTCCTCGAACTCGCAACAGGAAATGACGACGAACTTCGAGAACTGGAGGCTGAGTTGGAGCGCGTCAAAAGAAGCATTCATCGCCTTCAGATCGAACACATGCTGGGAGGACCCAGTGATCGCAACAACGCGATTTTGAGCGTCAACGTCGGTCAAGGAGGCGTTGATTCGCAAGATTTTACCGAAATGCTTCTACGTATGTACACTCGGTATGCGGAACGTCGTGGCTATACCGTCGAACTCATGGACATCATGCCGGCCGAAGAAGCGGGTCTTAAAAATGCAACGATTTTAGTTTCAGGCGAATACGCTTACGGGTACCTCAAAGCCGAAATTGGGGTTCATCGTTTGGTCCGTATCTCACCCTTTGATTCAAACGCTCGCCGGCATACTTCGTTTTCATCGGTCTGGGTCATCCCTGAAATTGATGATTCGTTCGAAGTGGATATCAAAGTGGAAGATCTACGAGTCGATACTTATCGGGCCGGAGGCGCTGGGGGCCAACACGTCAATAAAACGGACAGCGCAGTGCGCATTACGCATCTTCCCACCAACACCGTCGTAGCGTGCCAATCGGAGCGGAGCCAAACCAAGAATCGATCGACTGCCATGAAGCTGCTGCGTTCTAAGCTCTACGATTTGGAAATGAAGAAACGTTTAGCGGAGAAAGACAAAGCAGAGGCGGTAAAGATGGAAGCTTCTTTCGGATCTCAGATCCGCAACTACGTGCTTGCACCCTATCAACTCGCCAAAGATCTCCGAACCAACTTGGAAGTGGGCAATGTGAATGCGGTTTTAGATGGAGACATTCAGTCCTTTATTGAAAGCGTGTTGATCGAAGGGGTCAAAGTCCCTCAATAG
- a CDS encoding serine/threonine protein kinase: MSDVKFCCAHCNAELSSGRCDVCGTWVDTNFLGKAKKSVGIHPALAKRYASSRASEPPAGKKSRDSILSDELKPPSIPGYELLDPIGKGAMGSVYQAKHIASGRTAAVKILSAEMSSRSDLVARFERESAALSSFRHPNVVAIFDSGTVFNTHFFCMEFIDGITLRRFLKDGPLPLKQAIHFVRQILAGLSAAHSRSIIHRDLKPENVLVAADLNRCVLVDFGLAGLLNEATNPHPNLTRSRVTMGTVNYMAPEQHMDAKRVDGRSDLYSVGVIFYECVLGDLPLGRFALPSERHYEAPEALDRILSKALCREPEKRFQNAAEFDLELQALERETETWTAKGLHKTRFYFDSALSHQTEHPTQWAAVPPWVRKPRFLWGATAMAVGIILGILISRTHPKEIVLSPSGAYAIDSASELQYHGSVWKSESPVWEEVKDTLVYQAKQGNSGHFRRDLSLLIQQDAMDQLSWSSHLSLERLKLSLSVAKTQHLAREKLGSNPEPPAGGLFFVSPNAERVLGMVTLSDNSCWLCEFRKQDGFLKSTQQAQIPCKGKHPLYEIRLDAHKGLIQAWIDKKPAGSLEVKNVASEKWQRALGCRNVICDFKPVF; encoded by the coding sequence ATGTCCGACGTTAAATTTTGTTGCGCTCACTGCAATGCAGAATTGAGTTCAGGTCGATGCGACGTCTGTGGAACTTGGGTGGATACCAATTTTCTTGGAAAAGCCAAGAAAAGCGTTGGAATTCATCCAGCACTCGCCAAACGTTACGCTTCCTCTCGAGCCTCCGAGCCTCCTGCAGGCAAAAAGTCCAGGGACTCCATTCTGTCCGATGAACTCAAACCGCCCAGTATTCCAGGGTATGAGCTTCTCGATCCGATCGGAAAGGGAGCGATGGGTTCCGTCTATCAAGCCAAGCATATCGCTTCGGGTCGTACAGCAGCCGTCAAGATTCTTTCCGCAGAAATGTCTTCGCGTTCGGATTTGGTGGCTCGTTTTGAACGAGAATCGGCTGCACTCAGCTCGTTTCGCCATCCGAACGTGGTCGCTATTTTTGACAGCGGAACCGTTTTCAACACCCACTTTTTCTGCATGGAGTTCATCGACGGCATCACCCTGCGACGATTCCTGAAGGATGGGCCCTTGCCTTTAAAGCAGGCCATTCACTTTGTTCGTCAAATTCTAGCAGGCCTGAGCGCGGCACACAGCCGAAGCATTATTCATCGCGATCTCAAGCCCGAAAACGTTTTAGTGGCAGCGGATCTCAATCGATGCGTCTTGGTCGATTTCGGGCTCGCTGGACTTTTAAACGAAGCGACCAATCCTCATCCGAATCTGACCCGCAGCCGTGTCACCATGGGCACGGTTAACTACATGGCTCCCGAGCAACACATGGACGCCAAGCGAGTCGATGGAAGATCCGATCTCTATTCGGTAGGAGTCATTTTCTATGAATGTGTGCTCGGCGATCTTCCCTTAGGGCGTTTCGCTCTTCCCTCCGAGCGCCACTATGAAGCCCCCGAAGCACTGGATCGAATTCTCTCAAAAGCCCTATGCCGAGAGCCTGAAAAACGTTTTCAAAACGCAGCTGAGTTTGATTTAGAGTTGCAAGCTCTTGAAAGAGAAACGGAAACGTGGACAGCGAAGGGTCTTCACAAAACCCGTTTCTATTTTGACTCCGCCCTTTCTCATCAGACTGAGCACCCCACTCAATGGGCGGCTGTTCCTCCCTGGGTCAGAAAACCGCGCTTTCTGTGGGGGGCGACGGCCATGGCTGTTGGGATCATTTTGGGAATCTTGATCTCCCGAACGCATCCCAAAGAAATTGTGCTCTCTCCATCAGGAGCCTATGCCATCGATTCGGCTTCTGAACTTCAATATCATGGTTCGGTTTGGAAAAGCGAATCACCCGTGTGGGAAGAAGTCAAAGACACGCTTGTCTATCAAGCAAAACAAGGAAATTCCGGCCATTTTAGACGAGATTTATCGTTGCTTATTCAACAAGATGCGATGGATCAGCTAAGTTGGTCTTCACACCTATCCCTTGAACGTCTCAAGCTTTCTTTAAGCGTTGCCAAAACCCAGCACCTCGCTCGCGAGAAGCTCGGTTCCAACCCCGAACCTCCAGCAGGAGGACTGTTTTTTGTCTCTCCCAATGCGGAACGCGTTTTAGGAATGGTGACGCTATCCGACAATTCTTGTTGGCTCTGTGAATTTCGCAAACAAGATGGGTTTTTAAAATCGACTCAACAGGCTCAAATACCCTGCAAAGGAAAGCATCCCTTGTACGAAATTCGACTCGATGCTCACAAAGGGCTCATACAGGCCTGGATCGACAAAAAGCCAGCCGGCTCGCTGGAAGTCAAAAATGTGGCTTCTGAAAAATGGCAGCGCGCGCTAGGATGCCGAAATGTCATTTGTGATTTCAAACCGGTTTTCTAG
- a CDS encoding TlyA family RNA methyltransferase — MQTRKRLDVALVERGLESTRARAQARILAGDVVVGEHRVDKAGHLVSASDPIRLKNNSLPYVSRGGLKLKAALETWPMKIKDAIAIDVGASTGGFTDVLLQENAQLVYAVDVGTNQLAYSIRNHPLVRVFEQTHILKVPVGTFEPKPSVAVVDLSFISLERVLPALLPHLEPSARLYLLVKPQFEVRREQIGKGGIVRDAAVRQGALARIQKIATQLGLLEIGHRESPIQGTDGNTEFLACYESPAGISP; from the coding sequence ATGCAAACTCGAAAGCGACTCGATGTCGCTCTGGTAGAGCGCGGTCTCGAATCTACCCGCGCACGGGCCCAAGCACGGATTTTGGCTGGGGATGTGGTCGTTGGAGAGCACCGAGTCGATAAAGCAGGGCATCTTGTTTCGGCATCCGATCCCATCCGTTTAAAGAATAATTCGCTGCCCTATGTCTCGCGTGGCGGGCTCAAGCTCAAAGCCGCTCTTGAAACGTGGCCGATGAAAATAAAGGATGCCATTGCGATCGATGTTGGAGCCTCCACCGGTGGCTTTACAGACGTTCTTCTCCAAGAAAACGCTCAACTCGTTTATGCGGTCGATGTTGGAACCAACCAACTGGCTTATTCCATTCGAAATCATCCTCTTGTGCGGGTATTCGAACAAACACACATTCTGAAAGTACCCGTGGGAACCTTTGAACCGAAACCCAGCGTTGCGGTAGTCGACCTCAGCTTTATTTCGCTGGAGCGGGTCTTACCCGCTCTACTCCCTCATCTTGAGCCCAGCGCTCGGCTATACCTTCTGGTGAAGCCTCAGTTTGAAGTCAGAAGAGAACAAATTGGCAAGGGCGGAATTGTTCGCGACGCTGCAGTGCGTCAAGGGGCTCTGGCCCGAATTCAGAAAATCGCCACTCAATTAGGACTCTTAGAAATTGGGCATCGCGAAAGCCCGATTCAGGGAACCGATGGGAACACCGAATTTCTGGCCTGTTATGAATCGCCGGCTGGTATTTCTCCGTGA
- a CDS encoding DNA-3-methyladenine glycosylase I: protein MECYNRIMILKRCGWCLNDPLYVKYHDEEWGVPVYDDAKIFEFLILEGAQAGLSWLTILKRRENYRRAFAHFDAQQVAQFSERDVQALMLDAGIIRNQLKIRSAISNAQAFLKVQNEWGTFSKYIWGFVDGEPIVNHPQTLKDLKATSPESDALSQDLKRRGFKFVGSTIVYAHMQATGLVQDHLQDCFKNTQASN, encoded by the coding sequence ATGGAGTGCTACAATCGAATCATGATTCTTAAACGCTGTGGCTGGTGCTTGAACGATCCCTTGTATGTAAAATACCACGATGAAGAATGGGGCGTTCCGGTGTATGACGACGCAAAAATTTTTGAGTTTTTAATTCTGGAAGGTGCTCAGGCAGGCTTAAGTTGGTTGACGATTTTAAAACGCCGAGAGAATTATCGTCGCGCATTTGCGCATTTTGATGCCCAACAAGTGGCCCAGTTCTCAGAACGAGATGTCCAAGCTCTGATGCTGGATGCTGGTATCATCCGAAATCAGCTTAAAATTCGAAGCGCCATCAGCAATGCCCAGGCCTTTCTCAAAGTCCAAAACGAATGGGGAACATTCTCAAAGTATATTTGGGGATTCGTGGATGGAGAGCCTATCGTGAATCACCCTCAAACACTCAAAGATCTGAAGGCAACTTCTCCCGAGTCGGATGCCTTAAGTCAAGACCTTAAGCGACGGGGCTTTAAGTTTGTGGGTTCGACCATTGTGTACGCGCACATGCAGGCGACTGGCTTGGTTCAGGACCATCTTCAAGACTGTTTTAAAAACACCCAAGCTTCGAATTGA
- the aroA gene encoding 3-phosphoshikimate 1-carboxyvinyltransferase — protein sequence MPLRGKLQLPGDKSISHRALVLAALAEGTSCFKNLSSGLDVRSTLHCLRSLGVEIKLHQTLAHVKGVGLWGLKSPTRALDCGNSGTTLRFLAGLLSHSSFQSTLIGDESLSKRPMRRVADPLRAMGANWELRDENFAPILIKPSRLQGTSLRLDIPSAQVKSALLLASLGIEGQNRLFGQLQSRDHTERLLAHLGAKIKIESDQISLEGGHRLEAQTLFIPGDLSSASFWITAATLIPGSELLLEDVSLNPSRLHFIHTLRKMGAWIEILEQSSAIEPFGTIRIRSAQLQACSIGPEDIPALIDEIPALAMAFTQAHGLSEVTGAAELRYKESNRLQAIALNLESMGVRVDRSENGFRIQGPQPLQGSRIQTFGDHRIAMAFTIASLIAKGPTYLDNTRCVAVSYPQFFEDLEQLTS from the coding sequence ATGCCGTTGAGAGGGAAGCTGCAACTGCCCGGAGATAAATCAATTTCTCACCGCGCTCTGGTACTGGCCGCACTGGCCGAGGGGACTTCGTGTTTTAAAAACCTATCCAGCGGTTTGGACGTACGCTCTACCCTGCACTGCCTTCGATCCTTAGGGGTGGAAATCAAACTTCATCAAACCCTCGCACACGTGAAAGGAGTCGGCCTTTGGGGGCTCAAAAGCCCGACTCGCGCTCTGGATTGTGGGAATTCAGGAACGACTCTGCGCTTTTTAGCGGGTCTTTTGAGCCATAGCTCTTTTCAATCGACTCTGATCGGAGATGAATCGCTGTCCAAACGACCGATGAGACGCGTGGCAGACCCCTTGCGAGCGATGGGAGCCAATTGGGAGCTTCGGGATGAAAATTTTGCTCCAATCCTCATCAAACCCTCCCGTTTGCAAGGAACAAGCCTTCGTTTGGACATCCCAAGCGCTCAAGTCAAATCGGCTTTGTTGCTGGCTTCGCTTGGCATTGAAGGCCAAAACCGTCTCTTCGGACAGCTTCAGAGTCGCGATCATACAGAAAGATTGCTCGCTCACTTGGGTGCGAAAATCAAAATCGAATCGGATCAAATAAGCCTCGAAGGCGGACACCGTTTAGAGGCCCAAACCTTGTTCATCCCGGGCGATCTTTCCAGCGCTTCTTTTTGGATCACGGCCGCAACATTGATCCCCGGCTCCGAACTCCTTTTGGAAGACGTGTCTTTGAACCCAAGCCGCCTGCATTTCATCCACACTTTGCGGAAAATGGGCGCATGGATTGAAATTTTGGAGCAAAGCTCCGCCATCGAGCCCTTTGGAACCATCCGAATTCGATCCGCTCAGCTTCAAGCTTGCTCGATCGGCCCCGAAGACATCCCCGCGTTGATTGACGAAATACCCGCGCTTGCCATGGCATTCACGCAAGCGCACGGGCTCAGTGAAGTCACAGGAGCCGCAGAGCTTCGCTATAAAGAAAGCAACCGTCTTCAAGCCATTGCGCTGAATTTAGAATCCATGGGAGTACGGGTTGATCGCAGTGAAAATGGCTTTCGGATCCAAGGTCCTCAGCCTCTGCAAGGATCTCGGATTCAGACCTTCGGCGATCATCGAATCGCGATGGCTTTCACCATCGCTTCTTTGATCGCCAAAGGCCCGACTTACTTGGACAACACGCGCTGTGTTGCGGTTTCTTATCCTCAATTCTTTGAAGATCTGGAGCAATTGACTTCATGA